In Streptococcus mitis, the DNA window AAATATATAATGGTATAGTAGATATCATTCCAATGGACACCAAAACTTTCATTGAATTTTTCAAACAAGCAACCAGTAAAGACATCGGTCCAAAGGACTTGTATTCAATTCATGAACATTCCACATCAATATCAATACAAATGTTGATAGAGGGTAAAACAGAAGAAGATTGGCATAATTCCGTAATAGAGAAAGTCTTTGAGATTGTAAATTAAGCAACTAATCAATTCCCGAACATTTAAAAAAACGAACACCTCACTTAAAAATTCATTTGTTGGTGTGAGATAGTTTAGAGTATCGAAAAAGTTACCTTACTTATTTCAAATTAGTTGAAATTTATTCATATTTCAAGCAAAATAAAAAACTCAATCCCTGACTGTTAAAGCTTATTCAAGATTTATCAAATTATCACCTGACAAACCAGGTCATACGATTTATAAGTAAAAGAACAAATAAAAAAGAGGAGCTTCACACTAAAGTTCCTCTTTTTTTAAATATCCGAATCAATATTCTTATTTCAAAAAAGGTGGTGAAAAAGGTAGTGATTTGAATGATTTTTATTGTAATGTACTGAAATTAACAAAAAGAAAAAAACGCATATTATGCGTTTTTCTTCTGTATTGATTCGTATTGAATGCTTACTTAACTTCTGTAAACACAACGTGTTTGCGAAGTTTTGGTGAGTATTTCTTCAATTGAAGACGGTCTGGAGTGTTACGTTTGTTTTTAGAAGTAAGGTACAAGCGTTCACCAGATTCTTTGTGTTCAAGTGTAATATTTACGCGCATGGTATCTCCCTTCTATTATTCAGCTGATGCAGCTTTAGCGATTTTACGTCCTTTGTAGTATCCTTTAAGTGATACACGGTGAGAACGTGAGTAATCTCCAGTAGTTTCGTCAAAGTTTACAGATGGAGCTGTTACTTTGTAGTGTGTACGACGTTTGTTTTTCTTCGCTTTTGAAGTGCGACGTGCAGGTACTGCCATTTTGATTTCTCCTTTAGGTATTTATATTCGATTCAATCTACTGATTTTCATCAACCATATAAGAATAACACATTTTTTTTGTAAAGTAAAGTTACTTGACAAAAAAAGATGAAAAAAATAGAAGCTATTCAATCTAATTAATCGAAATTTTCTGAAAATTCAAGAATTTTCTTCTGTTCATTGCTTTTAAAATGTGCTATAATAGTAAAAACTGAAATGGGAGGGAACAAATGACTGAATTAGATAAACGTCATCGCAGTAGCATTTATGACAGTATGGTAAAATCACCAAACCGTGCCATGCTTCGTGCGACTGGTATGACAGATAAGGACTTTGAAACACCGATTGTGGGAGTGATTTCGACTTGGGCGGAAAATACACCATGTAACATCCACTTGCATGATTTTGGGAAATTAGCCAAAGAAGGTGTCAAATCGGCAGGTGCGTGGCCTGTGCAGTTTGGGACTATCACTGTAGCGGACGGGATTGCCATGGGAACGCCTGGTATGCGCTTCTCTTTGACATCTCGTGATATCATTGCGGACTCAATTGAGGCAGCTATGGGTGGTCACAATGTGGATGCCTTTGTTGCTATCGGTGGCTGTGACAAGAACATGCCGGGTTCTATGATTGCCATTGCCAACATGGATATTCCAGCTATTTTCGCCTATGGTGGAACTATTGCACCGGGAAATCTTGATGGTAAAGATATCGACTTGGTTTCTGTCTTTGAGGGTATCGGAAAATGGAACCACGGTGATATGACAGCTGAGGACGTGAAACGTCTTGAATGTAATGCCTGCCCTGGCCCTGGTGGCTGTGGTGGTATGTACACTGCTAATACCATGGCGACTGCTATCGAAGTTTTGGGTATGAGTTTGCCAGGTTCTTCATCTCACCCAGCTGAATCAGCTGATAAGAAAGAAGACATCGAAGCAGCAGGACGTGCTGTTGTTAAGATGTTGGAACTTGGTCTCAAACCATCAGATATCTTGACTCGTGAAGCCTTTGAAGATGCTATCACTGTAACTATGGCTCTCGGTGGTTCTACAAATGCCACTCTTCATTTGCTTGCCATTGCCCATGCTGCCAATGTTGACTTGTCACTTGAGGACTTCAATACGATCCAAGAGCGTGTGCCTCACTTGGCCGACTTGAAACCATCTGGTCAGTATGTCTTCCAAGACCTCTACGAAGTCGGTGGTGTGCCTGCGGTTATGAGATATCTCTTGGCAAATGGTTTCCTTCACGGAGACCGCATTACATGTACTGGTAAGACTGTTGCTGAGAACTTAGCTGACTTTGCAGACCTTACACCAGGTCAAAAAGTTATTATGCCACTTGAAAATCCAAAACGTGCGGATGGTCCGCTTATCATCTTGAACGGAAACCTTGCTCCTGACGGTGCGGTTGCCAAGGTTTCAGGTGTTAAAGTGCGTCGTCACGTTGGACCAGCTAAGGTCTTTGACTCAGAAGAAGATGCTATTCAAGCCGTTCTGACAGATGAAATCGTTGATGGTGATGTAGTCGTTGTTCGTTTCGTTGGACCTAAGGGTGGTCCTGGTATGCCTGAGATGCTCTCACTTTCATCCATGATTGTTGGTAAAGGTCAAGGAGATAAGGTGGCCCTCTTGACGGACGGACGTTTCTCTGGTGGTACTTATGGTCTGGTTGTTGGACATATCGCCCCTGAAGCTCAGGATGGTGGACCGATTGCTTACCTCCGTACAGGCGATATCGTTACGGTTGACCAAGATACCAAAGAAATTTCCATGGCCGTATCGGAAGAAGAACTTGAAAAACGCAAGGCAGAAACAACCTTGCCACCACTCTACAGCCGTGGTGTTCTTGGTAAATATGCCCACATCGTATCATCTGCTTCACGCGGAGCCGTGACAGACTTCTGGAATATGGACAAGTCAGGTAAAAAATAAACTCATACTCTTCGAAAATCAAATTCAAACCACGTCAACGTCGTCTTGCCGTAGGTATGGTTACTGACTTCGTCAGTTCTATCTACAACCTCAAAACACTGTTTTGAGCAGCCTGCGGCTAGTTTCCTAGTTTGCTCTTTGATTTTCATTGAGTATTAAAAAGCAAGCCAACTTTGGCTTGCTTCTTTTCATCTTCAAAAGTAATTTACCTGCTTAACGAGGTGGCAGTCCAAGGGCAATGCGGCCGTAGCGACTGATTCGTGTAATCTTCCAGGCAGGCGACCAGGTAACTTCAACCTTGACATCTTCGATACCCTCGATTTGTTTCAGACCTGCGACGATTTCGATAGGCAGGCTTTCGGCGCAATCACAGGCGGTGTCGGTGAAGGTCATGACAATCTTACAGAGCCCTGTTTCATCCAGATTGATTTCATAAATCAGCCCTAGATTGTAAACATCCAATTCCACATCTGTATCAAAAACCTTCTCTAGTTTTTCGATAATTTGGTCTTGTATGGCCAAAGCGCGGTCATTGATTTTGATATCGTCTCTCATTACAGTCCCTCCACATGATAAATATCCTCTATTTTCTCATAATTCTGACAATTTGGCAAGTTTTTGATGAATTTCTGAAAAAAATATGATAATATAAAGAAAACACTGAATCAAGGGGAAGCCTATGGAGCAGATTGGAAAAGTCTTTAGACAATTACGAGAGTCAAGAAATATCTCGCTGAGACAAGCAACTGGGGGACAATTTTCGCCGTCTATGTTATCCCGATTTGAAACTGGTCAGAGTGAGCTTTCGGTGGAAAAGTTTCTATTTGCTCTGGGGAATATATCTGCCAGTGTGGAGGAAATCCTTTTTCTTGCGAGAGGTTTTCAGTATGATGCAGATTCTGAGTTGAGAAAAGAAATCAAAGATGTCTTGGATCCAAAGAATATAGCTCCGCTTGAGGACTTGTATCGCAAGGAGTATCAAAAGCATGCCCATTCTCAAAACAAACAGAAACATATTCTAAATGCCATTATTATCAAGTCTTATATAAAGAGCATGGATGAAAGGGTAGAGTTAACGGCAGAGGAAGAGAGAGTTCTTCATGACTACTTGTTTTCTACTGAGATTTGGGGAATCTATGAACTCAATTTATTTTCAATCAGTTCTCCATTTTTATCTGTTTCTCTTTTCACTAGATATGTACGAGAAATGGTACGTAAATCTGATTTTCTAATGGAAATGTCTGGCAATCGAAACCTTTTTCACACTATACTATTGAATGGTTTTTTAGCCAGCATTGAATGTGAAGAATTTACCAATGCCTCTTATTTTAAACGTGTTATCGAAGAGCATTTCTACAATGAAAATGAAACCTATTTCCGAACTGTCTATTTGTGGGCGGAAGGTCTCCTTGATAGCAAGCAAGGTAGAGTCAAGGAAGGACAGAAAAAGATGGAGAATGCTGTCCGTATTTTTGAGATGCTCGGCTGTAATAAATCTGCCGAATACTATAGAAATACGACCGATTGTTGAATATCTGCAAACCAAGAAAATCATTTGAAATTTTAAGCGATAGAACTGTTGGGCTCTCTCGTGTCATTGGAGAAATTCTATCGTTTCTTTTTGTTCATTTTATTTGTTGCATATATTCAAAGTTTTTCCTCTAAAATTTCTAAGTGCTATACTATAGTCATACTTCACATAAAACTTCGAACAAGAAGGGAGATTACCTATGAAACTATTGTTCAGAAATCAAGCTTATCGTCTCTTGACTTTGTCACGCTTCTTCAATGCTTTTGGTGCTTCAATTTTCAACCTGGTCTTTATCGTCTATGCATCGACCCTGCCACAAGCCTCCTTTGCTGTTGCTATGGCGAATATTGTCATGCTTCTTCCGACTCTCTTTACAGTTTTT includes these proteins:
- the rpmG gene encoding 50S ribosomal protein L33, which translates into the protein MRVNITLEHKESGERLYLTSKNKRNTPDRLQLKKYSPKLRKHVVFTEVK
- the rpmF gene encoding 50S ribosomal protein L32, with the translated sequence MAVPARRTSKAKKNKRRTHYKVTAPSVNFDETTGDYSRSHRVSLKGYYKGRKIAKAASAE
- the ilvD gene encoding dihydroxy-acid dehydratase; this translates as MTELDKRHRSSIYDSMVKSPNRAMLRATGMTDKDFETPIVGVISTWAENTPCNIHLHDFGKLAKEGVKSAGAWPVQFGTITVADGIAMGTPGMRFSLTSRDIIADSIEAAMGGHNVDAFVAIGGCDKNMPGSMIAIANMDIPAIFAYGGTIAPGNLDGKDIDLVSVFEGIGKWNHGDMTAEDVKRLECNACPGPGGCGGMYTANTMATAIEVLGMSLPGSSSHPAESADKKEDIEAAGRAVVKMLELGLKPSDILTREAFEDAITVTMALGGSTNATLHLLAIAHAANVDLSLEDFNTIQERVPHLADLKPSGQYVFQDLYEVGGVPAVMRYLLANGFLHGDRITCTGKTVAENLADFADLTPGQKVIMPLENPKRADGPLIILNGNLAPDGAVAKVSGVKVRRHVGPAKVFDSEEDAIQAVLTDEIVDGDVVVVRFVGPKGGPGMPEMLSLSSMIVGKGQGDKVALLTDGRFSGGTYGLVVGHIAPEAQDGGPIAYLRTGDIVTVDQDTKEISMAVSEEELEKRKAETTLPPLYSRGVLGKYAHIVSSASRGAVTDFWNMDKSGKK
- a CDS encoding metal-sulfur cluster assembly factor, whose protein sequence is MRDDIKINDRALAIQDQIIEKLEKVFDTDVELDVYNLGLIYEINLDETGLCKIVMTFTDTACDCAESLPIEIVAGLKQIEGIEDVKVEVTWSPAWKITRISRYGRIALGLPPR
- a CDS encoding helix-turn-helix domain-containing protein, whose translation is MEQIGKVFRQLRESRNISLRQATGGQFSPSMLSRFETGQSELSVEKFLFALGNISASVEEILFLARGFQYDADSELRKEIKDVLDPKNIAPLEDLYRKEYQKHAHSQNKQKHILNAIIIKSYIKSMDERVELTAEEERVLHDYLFSTEIWGIYELNLFSISSPFLSVSLFTRYVREMVRKSDFLMEMSGNRNLFHTILLNGFLASIECEEFTNASYFKRVIEEHFYNENETYFRTVYLWAEGLLDSKQGRVKEGQKKMENAVRIFEMLGCNKSAEYYRNTTDC